In the Clavelina lepadiformis chromosome 8, kaClaLepa1.1, whole genome shotgun sequence genome, one interval contains:
- the LOC143468973 gene encoding adhesion G-protein coupled receptor G2-like isoform X5, translating into MVEFHVLFYLLLFYFLFDDSTTSSTTTTNSAVVSNSTVPPSTAESGSPSSTTTSITSAVTTQSTTIVDNSTTAEPVSENNTSTLGPTENVLTQTNNVSVAATTSALVTSSATTSTMEDKSPIGTTTSITSPVTTQSTTIVDNSTTAEPVSENNTSTPGPTENVLTQTSNVSVSATTSASVTSSATNSTMEDKIPGLNSTTTSYTSSMTSQSTALTDVSTPGLTEVDWTPTSVLSGLEPIEEINDLESNLSAETTLTVEDSAIVVEIVGSIAALPSTNLTRDTAQRLLRILDQVADKVNVSDGEVFNATTPNVFVAVVNLPEENSSTEGNISGVGLKVANQNNSSFTDESFALYYDEQNTVQSSIFIPHEVISKSKDGKVSFYSFLGDKLFRPNSTSNEIGTENNSKMSFVNSDIIISATILDPEISTENLRDNIKISFPIKESSAIFGSSVCAFWVEDGSYWSSEGCTKLSSSEQMLSCECNHLTNFASLFAYGNLTHDKGLDILTYIGCSISAIASLCTIIALLIIWKSTKVQMRQVTKILMLNLSFSLFLLNILILISEIPGVRSDEGKCKAVAGTLHFALISAFLWMFAQAVYVFISINKPIYFQTTFSTTKFLTSFLFLGWGLPLILVVLVGSLSPKWYVSQVNDVNPDKTPNIQGQFRCWIVPDMMIYLVIIPAAILLSCNLILYVYTVFNFLLTKRPGVKQRCEPCFCLYIHHLQLTAGFCTFHSLYRTQQGNQKECSGKTTAHI; encoded by the exons ATGGTtgaatttcatgttttgttttatttgttgttgttttatttcttatttgaTGATTCTACGACatcatcaacaacaacaacaaattcaGCTGTAGTAAGCAATTCAACCGTCCCACCTTCAACTGCGGAAAGCGgaa GTCCTAGCAGTACGACGACATCAATTACGTCAGCTGTAACCACACAATCAACTACAATAGTTGACAACTCAACAACTGCGGAGCCCGTGTCCGAGAACAACACCTCAACACTTGGACCGACAGAGAATGTCTTGACACAAACAAATAATGTATCAG TTGCGGCGACAACATCTGCATTAGTAACATCATCAGCAACAACTTCAACTATGGAAGACAAAA GTCCTATCGGTACGACGACATCAATTACGTCACCTGTAACCACACAATCAACTACAATAGTTGACAACTCAACAACTGCGGAGCCCGTGTCCGAGAACAACACCTCAACACCTGGACCGACAGAGAATGTCCTGACACAAACAAGTAATGTATCAG TTTCGGCGACAACATCTGCATCAGTTACATCATCAGCAACAAATTCAACTATGGAAGACAAAA ttcCAGGTCTTAACAGTACGACAACATCATATACGTCATCCATGACCTCACAATCAACTGCATTAACTGACGTATCAACACCAGGATTGACTGAAGTAGACTGGACACCAACAAGTGTGTTGTCAGGTTTAGAACCTATTGAAGAAATTAATGATTTGGAATCAAATTTGTCAGCGGAAACAACATTAACTGTGgag GATTCTGCCATTGTTGTGGAGATTGTTGGAAGTATTGCGGCTTTGCCGAGCACAAATCTGACTAGAGATACTGCACAGAG ATTACTCAGAATACTGGACCAGGTTGCAGACAAAGTTAATGTGAGTGACGGAGAAGTATTTAATGCAACAACACCAAATGTTTTCGTGGCTGTTGTCAACTTGCCAGAAGAAAACTCATCGACTGAAG GTAATATTTCTGGAGTTGGTTTGAAAGTTGCCAATCAAAACAATTCAAGTTTCACCGATGAAAGTTTTGCTCTCTACTATGACGAGCAAAACACAGTTCAATCTTCAATATTCATCCCACATGAAGTTATCAGTAAAAGCAAAG ATGGAAAGGTCAGCTTCTATAGCTTTCTCGGTGACAAGCTCTTTCGTCCAAATTCAACTTCGAATGAAATTGGAACGGAAAATAATTCCAAAATGTCCTTCGTCAACTCTGATATCATAATATCTGCCACAATTTTAGATCCAGAAATTTCCACGGAAAATCTGAGggataacataaaaatttcttttcctaTAAAAGAG AGTTCAGCAATTTTTGGATCATCAGTTTGTGCATTTTGGGTTGAAGATGGATCCTATTGGTCATCAGAAGGTTGCACCAAGTTATCTTCATCAGAGCAAATGCTGAGTTGCGAGTGCAACCATTTAACCAACTTTGCATCACTTTTC GCATATGGCAACCTCACTCATGACAAAGGACTTGATATTCTTACTTATATTGGATGTTCAATATCAGCGATTGCAAGTTTGTGCACGATCATTGCTCTGCTCATTATATG gAAATCAACAAAAGTCCAAATGAGACAAGtcacaaaaattttgatgcTAAATCTTTCGTTTTCTCTTTTCCTCCTCAACATTTTAATCCTGATCAGTGAAATTCCAGGAGTTAGATCGGATGAGGGGAAGTGCAAAGCAGTGGCAGGAACTCTTCACTTTGCACTGATCAGCGCATTTTTATGGATGTTTGCTCAGGCAGTttacgtttttatttcaattaacaAG cCAATATATTTccaaacaactttttcaaccacaaagtttttaacttCGTTCCTGTTCCTTGGTTGGGGATTGCCGCTAATTCTGGTTGTGTTAGTTGGCTCACTCAGTCCAAAGTGGTATGTGAGTCAAGTAAATGATGTCAACCCTGACAAGACACCAAACATACAAGGACAGTTCAG ATGTTGGATAGTTCCTGACATGATGATATATTTGGTGATAATACCAGCTGCAATTCTTTTATCTTGCAATCTCATCTTGTATGTTTACACAGTTTTCAACTTTCTTCTGACGAAAAGACCTGGTGTAAAG CAGCGATGTGAGCCTTGCTTTTGCTTATATATTCACCATCTTCAACTCACTGCAGG GTTTTGCACTTTTCATTCTCTTTATCGCACGCAACAAGGCAATCAGAAGGAGTGTTCTGGAAAGACTACAGCTCACATCTAG